A single genomic interval of Gossypium raimondii isolate GPD5lz chromosome 11, ASM2569854v1, whole genome shotgun sequence harbors:
- the LOC105804373 gene encoding protein DETOXIFICATION 24 isoform X1 translates to MDENLELRLIAEREEEEKSDLKRRVWVETKKIWSIAFPTMLTRVTSYGMIVVTQSFLGHIGEVQLATFALIQSIYVRFINGILIGMSSATETLCGQAFGAGQYHMMGIYLQRSWIVDGLTATVSVPLLVFASPIFKLLGQEEEIAEAAGNISLWFIPMLYQMVFQLTMQMFLQAQLKNFIVGWLSAFSFALHLLLSWILVYKLNWGVAGAMGSLNICCWIMVVGEFVFILGWCPNTWKGFSKAALYDLWPTIKLSMASGLMICLELWYYAVLVLLAGYMKNATIAIDAFSICLNVNACEFMICLGLTGAAIVRVANELGRGNAKALKFAIKTIMSESICIGMLFFVLCLGCGRQISYLFTSDEQVAQVISSLSDLLAISVLFNSIQAVLSGVVIGTGFQSTIAIVNLGCFYIVGVPVGVVLGYVLNLQVTGLWIGLLSGVALQIIILVFIVWRIDWDEQVENTSQRLNHWLLEEEEEEEEEDEEEEEEENQIQSLP, encoded by the exons ATGGATGAGAATTTAGAGCTGAGGCTTATTGCAGAacgagaagaagaagagaaaagtgATCTGAAGAGAAGAGTTTGGgttgaaacaaagaaaatatggagTATTGCTTTTCCAACAATGTTGACTAGAGTCACTTCCTATGGAATGATTGTTGTCACACAATCATTTCTTGGTCACATTGGAGAAGTCCAGCTTGCCACTTTTGCACTCATTCAAAGCATTTACGTACGGTTTATCAATGGTATTCTG attggaatGTCGAGTGCGACTGAAACACTATGCGGGCAAGCATTTGGAGCAGGACAATACCACATGATGGGGATATACCTGCAACGATCCTGGATTGTGGATGGCCTTACGGCGACGGTATCAGTCCCGCTATTGGTTTTCGCTTCACCCATCTTCAAACTACTCGGGCAGGAAGAGGAGATTGCGGAAGCAGCTGGGAATATATCTCTGTGGTTTATCCCAATGCTTTACCAGATGGTGTTTCAACTAACCATGCAAATGTTCCTCCAAGCTCAGCTCAAAAACTTTATTGTTGGATGGCTAAGTGCTTTTTCATTTGCTCTTCACTTGTTATTGTCATGGATCCTGGTTTACAAGCTAAACTGGGGTGTTGCTGGGGCAATGGGTTCCTTGAATATATGTTGTTGGATTATGGTTGTAGGGGAGTTTGTGTTCATCTTAGGTTGGTGCCCCAATACATGGAAAGGATTCTCCAAGGCTGCCTTGTATGATTTATGGCCTACAATAAAGCTGTCCATGGCCTCTGGCCTCATGATTTG CTTAGAGTTGTGGTACTATGCCGTTCTTGTGCTGCTGGCTGGATATATGAAAAATGCAACCATTGCCATCGATGCATTCTCCATCTG CCTCAATGTCAATGCATGTGAATTCATGATCTGCCTAGGCTTAACTGGTGCAGCAAT AGTTCGGGTAGCCAACGAACTAGGAAGAGGAAATGCAAAAGCATTGAAATTtgcaataaaaacaataatgagTGAATCAATATGCATTGGAATGTTATTCTTTGTATTGTGTTTAGGGTGCGGGCGTCAAATTTCCTACTTGTTTACAAGTGATGAACAAGTTGCACAAGTTATATCATCTCTCTCAGATCTTCTCGCCATCTCAGTCTTGTTCAATAGCATTCAAGCAGTATTAAGCG GTGTAGTAATTGGAACTGGATTCCAGAGCACAATAGCAATAGTGAACTTGGGATGCTTTTATATTGTAGGAGTACCTGTTGGAGTTGTGTTGGGTTATGTTTTGAACCTTCAAGTTACA GGACTATGGATTGGATTGCTTAGTGGGGTGGCATTACAAATCATCATTCTTGTATTCATAGTTTGGAGAATAGATTGGGATGAACAAGTTGAAAATACTTCTCAACGTCTCAACCATTGGCttttagaagaagaagaagaagaagaagaagaagacgaagaagaagaagaagaagaaaatcaaattcaaagcCTACCTTGA
- the LOC105804373 gene encoding protein DETOXIFICATION 24 isoform X2, with translation MSSATETLCGQAFGAGQYHMMGIYLQRSWIVDGLTATVSVPLLVFASPIFKLLGQEEEIAEAAGNISLWFIPMLYQMVFQLTMQMFLQAQLKNFIVGWLSAFSFALHLLLSWILVYKLNWGVAGAMGSLNICCWIMVVGEFVFILGWCPNTWKGFSKAALYDLWPTIKLSMASGLMICLELWYYAVLVLLAGYMKNATIAIDAFSICLNVNACEFMICLGLTGAAIVRVANELGRGNAKALKFAIKTIMSESICIGMLFFVLCLGCGRQISYLFTSDEQVAQVISSLSDLLAISVLFNSIQAVLSGVVIGTGFQSTIAIVNLGCFYIVGVPVGVVLGYVLNLQVTGLWIGLLSGVALQIIILVFIVWRIDWDEQVENTSQRLNHWLLEEEEEEEEEDEEEEEEENQIQSLP, from the exons atGTCGAGTGCGACTGAAACACTATGCGGGCAAGCATTTGGAGCAGGACAATACCACATGATGGGGATATACCTGCAACGATCCTGGATTGTGGATGGCCTTACGGCGACGGTATCAGTCCCGCTATTGGTTTTCGCTTCACCCATCTTCAAACTACTCGGGCAGGAAGAGGAGATTGCGGAAGCAGCTGGGAATATATCTCTGTGGTTTATCCCAATGCTTTACCAGATGGTGTTTCAACTAACCATGCAAATGTTCCTCCAAGCTCAGCTCAAAAACTTTATTGTTGGATGGCTAAGTGCTTTTTCATTTGCTCTTCACTTGTTATTGTCATGGATCCTGGTTTACAAGCTAAACTGGGGTGTTGCTGGGGCAATGGGTTCCTTGAATATATGTTGTTGGATTATGGTTGTAGGGGAGTTTGTGTTCATCTTAGGTTGGTGCCCCAATACATGGAAAGGATTCTCCAAGGCTGCCTTGTATGATTTATGGCCTACAATAAAGCTGTCCATGGCCTCTGGCCTCATGATTTG CTTAGAGTTGTGGTACTATGCCGTTCTTGTGCTGCTGGCTGGATATATGAAAAATGCAACCATTGCCATCGATGCATTCTCCATCTG CCTCAATGTCAATGCATGTGAATTCATGATCTGCCTAGGCTTAACTGGTGCAGCAAT AGTTCGGGTAGCCAACGAACTAGGAAGAGGAAATGCAAAAGCATTGAAATTtgcaataaaaacaataatgagTGAATCAATATGCATTGGAATGTTATTCTTTGTATTGTGTTTAGGGTGCGGGCGTCAAATTTCCTACTTGTTTACAAGTGATGAACAAGTTGCACAAGTTATATCATCTCTCTCAGATCTTCTCGCCATCTCAGTCTTGTTCAATAGCATTCAAGCAGTATTAAGCG GTGTAGTAATTGGAACTGGATTCCAGAGCACAATAGCAATAGTGAACTTGGGATGCTTTTATATTGTAGGAGTACCTGTTGGAGTTGTGTTGGGTTATGTTTTGAACCTTCAAGTTACA GGACTATGGATTGGATTGCTTAGTGGGGTGGCATTACAAATCATCATTCTTGTATTCATAGTTTGGAGAATAGATTGGGATGAACAAGTTGAAAATACTTCTCAACGTCTCAACCATTGGCttttagaagaagaagaagaagaagaagaagaagacgaagaagaagaagaagaagaaaatcaaattcaaagcCTACCTTGA